A single Sander lucioperca isolate FBNREF2018 chromosome 24, SLUC_FBN_1.2, whole genome shotgun sequence DNA region contains:
- the kpnb3 gene encoding importin-5, which yields MAEQQQQFYLLLGNLMSPDNNVRKQSEETYDTILGQTKITFLLQAIRDASAAEEVKQMAAVLLRRLLSSSFEEIYPGLTLEMQTVIKTELLTSIQHETSPNIRKKVCDIAAELTRNLIDDDGNNQWPEVLKFLFDSVNSDSVNLRESALHIFWNFPGIFGNQQQHYMEVIKRMLVQCMQDQANPQIRTLAARAAASFVLSNESNTALLKHFADLLPGILQAVNESCYQADDSVLKSLVEIADTAPKYLRPNLEATLQLCLKLCADTNLTNMQRQLALEVIVTLSETAAAMLRKHTAIVAQSVPQMLAMMVDLEDDDDWAMADELEDDDFDSNAVAGESALDRIACGLGGKIILPMIKQHIMQMLQNPDWKYRHAGLMALSAIGEGCHQQMEAILQEIVSFVLLFCSDPHPRVRYAACNAIGQMATDFAPTFQKKFHDKVISALLQTMEDQSNPRVQAHAAAALINFTEDCPKSLLIPYLDSLVQHLHVIMVAKLQELIQKGTKLVLEQVVTSIASVADTAEEKFVPYYDLFMPSLKHIVENAVQKELRLLRGKTIECISLIGLAVGKEKFMPDASAVMQLLLKTQTDFNDLEDDDPQISYMISAWARMCKILGKEFQQYLPVVMGPLMKTASIKPEVALLDTQDMENISEDDGWEFVNLGDQQSFGIKTAGLEEKATACQMLVCYAKELKEGFVEYTEQVVKLMVPLLKFYFHDGVRVAAAESMPLLLECARVRGPDYLTQMWHFMCDALIKAIGTEPDSDVLSEIMHSFAKCIELMGDGCLNNEHFEELGGILKGKLEEHFKNQELRQAKRQDEDYDEQVEESLQDEDENDVYILTKVSDILHSVFSSYKEKVLPWFEQLLQLIVQLICPSRPWADRQWGLCIFDDVVEHCSPASFKYAEYFLRPMLQSLCDTSPEVRQAAAYGVGVMAQYGGENYRPFCTEAIPLLVRVIQAADSRSKENVNATENCISAVGKVMRFRPECVNVNEILPHWLSWLPLNEDKEEAVHTFDFLCDLIESNNPIVLGPDNANLPKIFLIIADGVANESVKSEDACSKRLANVIRQVQVSAGLWTQCVSTLNETQQKAIQDLLNTA from the exons ATGGcggaacagcagcagcagttctaCCTCTTGCTGGGCAACCTGATGAGCCCTGACAACAACGTCAGGAAGCAATCAGAG GAGACCTATGACACTATCCTGGGCCAGACCAAGATCACATTCTTGCTGCAGGCAATCAGAGATGCATCTGCTGCAGAAGAG GTCAAACAGATGGCAGCCGTGCTGCTGCGGCGCCTGCTGTCGTCGTCCTTCGAGGAGATCTACCCAGGCCTGACCCTGGAGATGCAGACGGTCATCAAGACCGAGCTGCTCACCAGCATCCAGCACGAGACCTCGCCAAACATCCGCAAGAAGGTGTGCGACATCGCAGCTGAGCTCACCCGCAACCTCATTG ATGATGATGGGAATAACCAGTGGCCAGAAGTGCTCAAGTTCCTCTTTGACTCTGTCAACTCTGACAGTGTCAACCTTCGAGAATCTGCCCTGCACATATTCTG GAACTTCCCAGGAATCTTCGGCAACCAGCAGCAGCACTACATGGAGGTTATCAAGCGCATGCTCGTTCAGTGCATGCAGGACCAGGCAAACCCACAG ATTCGCACCCTGGCGGCTCGGGCAGCGGCGTCCTTCGTTCTGTCAAACGAAAGCAACACGGCATTGCTGAAGCACTTCGCTGACCTGCTGCCAGGCATCCTGCAG GCAGTGAACGAGTCGTGCTACCAGGCAGACGACTCTGTGCTCAAGTCCTTAGTTGAAATTGCAGACACGGCACCCAAATACCTGAGACCCAACCTGGAGGCCACTCTGCAGCTCTGTCTAAAG CTGTGTGCCGACACCAACCTGACCAACATGCAAAGGCAGTTGGCACTCGAGGTCATCGTCACCTTATCGGAGACCGCAGCAGCCATGCTGAGGAAACACACGGCCATTGTGGCTCAGAGCG TGCCGCAGATGCTGGCGATGATGGTGGACCTCGAGGACGATGACGACTGGGCCATGGCTGATGAGCTGGAGGACGATGACTTTGACAG TAATGCTGTGGCTGGGGAGAGCGCTCTCGACCGAATCGCCTGTGGTCTGGGAGGAAAGATAATTCTGCCCATGATCAAACAGCACATCATGCAGATGCTGCAGAACC CCGACTGGAAGTACCGACATGCGGGGCTGATGGCGCTGTCAGCCATCGGTGAGGGCTGCCACCAGCAGATGGAGGCCATCCTCCAAGAGATCGTCAGCTTTGTCCTCCTCTTCTGCTCCGATCCT CACCCAAGGGTACGCTATGCTGCCTGCAACGCTATCGGACAAATGGCCACAGACTTCGCCCCGACCTTCCAAAAGAAATTCCATGACAAG GTGATCTCAGCCCTGCTTCAGACCATGGAGGATCAGAGTAACCCTCGGGTGCAGGCGCACGCTGCCGCCGCCCTCATCAACTTCACAGAGGACTGTCCTAAATCGCTGCTGATCCCATATCTGGACAGCTTGGTGCAGCACCTTCACGTCATCATGGTAGCCAAGTTGCAAGAG TTGATCCAGAAGGGCACCAAACTAGTCCTGGAGCAAGTGGTGACGTCCATCGCCTCGGTGGCTGACACGGCCGAGGAGAAGTTTGTGCCGTACTACGACCTGTTCATGCCCTCGCTCAAACACATCGTGGAAAACGCCGTGCAGAAGGAGCTGCGGCTGCTTCGTGGCAAGACCATAGAGTGCATCAGCCTCATCGGCCTGGCTGTCGGCAAGGAGAAG TTCATGCCAGATGCCTCGGCCGTCATGCAGCTGCTCCTCAAAACCCAGACAGACTTCAATGACCTGGAGGATGACGATCCTCAG ATCTCGTACATGATCTCAGCCTGGGCCAGGATGTGTAAGATCCTGGGGAAGGAGTTTCAGCAGTACCTGCCTGTAGTGATGGGCCCCCTGATGAAGACGGCCTCCATCAAGCCTGAGGTGGCCCTGCTTGACA CCCAGGACATGGAGAACATATCGGAGGATGACGGCTGGGAGTTTGTCAACCTGGGAGACCAGCAGAGTTTCGGCATCAAGACGGCCGGCCTGGAGGAGAAGGCCACTGCCTGCCAGATGCTT gtgTGTTACGCCAAAGAGCTGAAGGAGGGCTTTGTGGAGTACACTGAGCAGGTGGTGAAGCTGATGGTTCCTCTGCTCAAGTTTTACTTCCATGATG GTGTGCGGGTGGCAGCAGCTGAGTCCATGCCCCTGCTGCTGGAGTGTGCACGGGTTCGAGGACCAGATTACCTCACCCAGATGTGGCACTTCATGTGCGATGCTCTCATCAAGGCCATTGGGACGGAGCCAGACTCTGACGTCCTGTCAGAGATAATGCACTCTTTTGCCAAG TGCATTGAGTTAATGGGAGATGGCTGTCTGAACAACGAGCATTTTGAGGAGCTGGGCGGCATCTTGAAAGGAAAACTGGAGGAGCATTTTAAGAACCAGGAGCTCAGACAGG CTAAGAGACAGGATGAAGACTATGATGAGCAGGTGGAGGAATCATTACAAGACGAG GATGAGAACGACGTGTACATCCTGACCAAAGTGTCGGACATCCTGCACTCGGTGTTCAGTAGTTACAAAGAGAAGGTGCTGCCTTGGTTTGAACAGCTGCTGCAGCTCATCGTCCAGCTAATA TGTCCCAGCAGGCCGTGGGCGGACAGACAGTGGGGTCTGTGCATCTTTGACGACGTGGTGGAGCACTGCAGCCCTGCCTCCTTCAAATACGCAGAGTATTTCCTGCGGCCGATGTTGCAGTCTCTGTGTGACACGAGCCCCGAGGTTCGGCAGGCAGCCGCCTATGGTGTCGGTGTCATGGCTCAGTACGGAGGAGAGAACTACCGCCCGTTCTGTACAG AGGCCATTCCCCTGCTGGTCAGAGTCATCCAGGCAGCCGACTCGCGCTCCAAGGAGAACGTCAACGCTACAGAGAACTGCATCTCTGCTGTAGGAAAGGTCATGAGGTTTCGGCCGGAGTGTGTAAACGTCAACGAGATCCTTCCCCATTGGCTCAGCTGGCTACCGCTCAACGAGGACAAAGAGGAGGCCGTCCACACATTTGACTTTCTGTGCGACCTCATTGAAAG CAACAACCCCATTGTCCTCGGACCAGACAACGCCAACCTTCCTAAAATCTTCCTCATCATCGCAGACGGAGTTGCAAACGAGTCGGTCAAGAGTGAAGACGCATGCAGCAAACGGCTGGCAAACGTCATCCGCCAAGTACAG GTGTCGGCAGGGTTATGGACACAGTGTGTATCGACACTGAACGAGACGCAGCAGAAAGCCATACAGGACCTACTGAATACTGCCTGA